The window GGCCCCCGGCTCCACCCTCACCCTGCGGTACGCGGCGGGGGAGCGGCTGCTGGAACTGTTCAGCCTCGACCACTACATCGACGCGTTCATGGGGCATACGGTCGTGCGCGACATGGAGGTCTTCGTGCAGGTGGCCGCGCAGGACGCCGCGAACGCCGCCGGGGTCCCGGTCACGGCGTCCGCCGACGTGGGCCTCGTGGGGCTGCGTCAGCGCCAGCGGGTGACCGTGGTGGCCCACCCCGAGCCTCAAATGGAAGGGGAGGGGGAGACGGGGCAGGGAGCGGCCGAGTACGGTGGTCCATGACCAGATTCTCGGTTCGGGCACTGCTGGGCAGACTCGGCGCGTCCAGGCTCAAGGGCTACGTCCAGACGGGAACCACCCGCGCCATGCCCTTCCCACCCCGCCGCCGTGACGAGGATGAGGACGGCCCCGGCGTCCCCGTCCCCGTCGGTCCCCGCCCGCGCCGGGGCGGAGCGCAGGCCCAGCCTCCCAGGGAAGAGGAGGAGACCCTGGTGATGCCTCCCCTGCGCGGCTGAGCCGTCCCTACAATCCCAGCAGCGTCCGGTAGCTCTCCACCACGGCCCCGCCCCAGATCAGCGCGACCACTGCGCCCAGCGCGAGGTAGGGACCGAACTTGATGCGGTTCTCGCGCTTCAGGGCGAGTTGCACCAGTCCCAGCAGCGCTCCTGCGAACACGGCGACCACGACCGCCACCAGCAGCCGCTCCCACCCCAGGAAGGCCCCGATGACGGCGGCCAGTTTCACGTCCCCAAAGCCCATCGCGGAGGGGTCAAAGGGGGCGTCCTCATCGGCGGCGTCCCCGCGCAGCCACCAGTACACGCCCGCGAGGAGGGCGGCCGCGCCCCCAGCGGCCAGCGCCCCCTGGACCATCACGATCAGGCCGGGGCCAAAGCCCGACCCTCCCAGCATCACGCTGACGAGCAGGCCCCCCAGGGTCAGCAGCTCCGGCACCCGGACGACCCGCCGCGCAAGCAGGTTCGCCGCCGCCGACAGCACCGCCGCCGCCACGCCCCACACTGGCCCCGCCCACGCGCCCACCAGCAGCGCGAGGGCGATCTGTTGGTAGCCGATGGGCGTTTCCGGATAGCGCCGCTCGCGGAAGCGCCGCAGCACCCACGACCCGATCAGGTCGATGGTCACGAGCAGGCCCGCCCCCAGCAGCGCCCCCTGCACGGCCTCGGCGGGAGTGGGCAGCCCCAGGCCCTCCACCGCCCCCGACCGCGCATTCAGGAAGCTGAAGCCCACGCCCAGCGCCACCCCCGGCAGCGTCAATTCGTCGGGAATGGTGTACGTGTCCAGATCAATGGCGCTCGCCACCAGCAGCAGCGTGAACAGCACGAACAGGCCCAGCGTGGCCCCGCCGTACAGCGCGAAGGGGTAGAGCGCGGCGATGACCGCGTAGCCCACGCCCGTCAGCAGCTCCACCACCGGGTAGCGGGCCTTGATGGGAGCGCGGCAGTAGCGGCACTTGCCCCCCAGCGCCACCCACGACCCCACGGGCACGAGGTCGCGCGCCGAGAGGCGGTGGTCGCAGTGGGGGCAGTGGCTGGGCGGAAAGGCGATGTTTTCCCCGCGCGGCAGCCGATGAATCAGCACATTGGAAAACGACCCCACCAGCAGGCCGAACACGCCAGCGAACACCACGAGCAGGAGGTCGAGACTCACCCCGGAAGTGTAGGGGCCGGGGTCTTACAGGAGCCTGCCCTCCCTACCTTGCCCCTTTGACCGCGTTCAGACCGGGGCGGGCCGGGGGTGCGCCCGGTGCAGAGTGGGGCTGAGATTCTGCCCCGCCTTTGCCCTTCCTCCTCCTGGAGATTCCAATGACCACCCTTCCTACCCCCTCCACCACCCCTTCCCCGCAGCCTCCTCCCGCTCTTCCCCAGATCATCCAGGGGGGCATGGGCGTCGCCATTTCCAACTGGGAACTCGCGCAGGCCGTGTCGCGCACCGGGCAACTCGGCGTGGTGTCGGGCACCGGAATTGACAACCTGCTCGTGCGCCGCCTGCAAGACGGTGACCCCGGCGGGCACACCCGGCGGGCGCTGGCGCACTTCCCCGATCAGGAATGGGCGCAGAAGGCCATCGCCAAGTACTTTCTGGAGGGAGGCCGTCCCCCCGGTAAGGGCTACGCCCGCGTGCCGATGCCCACCCTCCGCAACCAGCAGCCCGCCTGGGAACTCGCCATTCTGGGAAGCTTCGCGGAGGTCTGGCTGGCCCGCGAGGGGCACGGCAACCCGGTCGGCCTCAACCTCCTGACCAAGCTGCACCTGCACACCATGCCTGCCCTGTACGGGGCGATGCTCGCGGGGGTCGACACCGTGATTATGGGGGCCGGGATTCCCCGCGAGATTCCGGGGGTGCTGGACGCTTTCGCGCAGGGCCAGCCCGGTTCCTTCCGGGTGGACGTGAAGGGCGACGGTCCCTCGCCCAGCGTGCCCCTCTCGCTGGACCCCGCCGACTACGGCTTCGGGGGCGTCAGTCTGAAACGCCCGAACTTCTACCCGATCATCTCCTCGCACGTGCTCGCTGGGGTGCTGACCCGCAAGGCGACCGGGAGCATCCAGGGCTTCGTGATCGAAGGACCGACCGCCGGGGGCCACAACGCGCCGCCGCGCGGCCAGGTTACCTACGACGAGTCCGGGCAGCCCGTCTACGGCGAGCGCGACCTCGCAGATCTCGCGGAGATGCGGAAAATCGGCCTCCCCTTCTGGCTCGCGGGCGGCAGCGGTTCGCCCGAGGGCCTGCGCCGGGCACTCGCGGAGGGCGCGGCGGGCGTGCAGGTCGGCACCCTCTTCCAGTACTGCCGGGAGAGCGGTCTGCGCGACGACGCCCGGCAGAAATCGCTGGCCGCCGCCCGCGCGGGGCAGGCCGCCGTGTACACCGATCCGCTGGCCTCGCCCACCGGGTTTCCCTTCAAGGTGGTGCGGCTCCCCGGCACCCTCTCTGAGCCGGAGGAATACGCCGCCCGCATGCGCATCTGCGACATCGGCTACCTGCGCGAAGCGTACTGGGAGGGCGAGAAGGTCGGCCTGCGCTGCGCCGCCGAGCCCGTCGCCGACTATGTCCGCAAGGGCGGCAAGCCCGAGGAAACCGTGGGCCGCAAGTGCCTGTGCAACGCGCTGATGGCTGACGCGGGCTACGCTCAGATTCAGAAGGGCGGCCAGGTCGAGCAGCCCCTGCTGACCAGCGGCGACGACCTCGTGAAGCTGGGCGGGTGGGCGCCGGGCTACACAGCGGAGGATGTGATTCGGTATTTGATGGGGGAGGGGAGTCCGCAGGGCTGAGTGGACGGCACAACGAGGGGGCGGCCAGAAGTTCTCTGCGCCGCCCCCCTGTCTTGTCCCCCTCAGTGTTTCCCGAAGTGCCCCAGTTGCGGCACGTTGGGCTTCCACTCCGGCCGCGCCACCACCTCGCCGTAGAGGTCGTACTCGTCGCTGTCCTCGATGCGGGCCTGCACGATGTCCCCGATCTTGACCTGCCCGGCGAAGTCGCCCGCGTACAGGTAGACCTGCCCGTCAATGCCCGGTGCGTCGCCCTTGGTGCGCCCGATCAGGCGGGTGCCGGGGACATCGCCTTCGTCGTCGTTGAACTCGTCCACGATCACGTCCATCACGCGGCCCACCTTTTCGGCGAGCTTCTCGGCGCTGATGCGCTGCGCGACTTCCATGAAGCGGGCGAGACGCTCCTGCTTGACTTCCTCGGGCACGGCGCCCGGCAGCCCGTTGGCGTCCGCCTCCTCCACGTCGGAGTAGGGGAAGGCGCCCACCCGGTCCAGCCGCGCGTCCTCCAGAAAGGTCAGCAGCTCCTGAAAGTCCTCCTCCGTCTCGCCGGGAAAGCCCACGATAAAGGTGGAGCGAATCACCAGCTCCGGGCAGATTTCCCGCCAGCGCCGGATGGTGTCGAGCTGCTTGCCCGCGCCGGGCCGCCGCATCAGCCGCAGGATTCGGGGCGAGGCATGCTGGAGGGGCACGTCCAGGTAGGGGAGAATCTTGCCCGCCGCCATCAGCTCTACGATCTTTTCCACGTGCGGGTACGGGTAAACGTAGTGCATCCGCACCCACGCGCCCATCTCACCTAGCTTCTCCGCGAGGTCGGTGAGGTGCGCCCGGATCTGTCCCCCCTGAAACTCGCTCTCGCGGTACCGCACGTCCACCCCGTAGGCGGAGGTGTCCTGCGAGATGACCATCAGCTCCTTGGTGCCGCCCGCGACCAGCCGGAAAGCCTCGTACAGCACGGCGCCCGCGTCGCGGCTGACCTGCCGCCCGCGCAGCTTGGGGATGATGCAAAAGGCGCAGGTGTGGTTGCAGCCCTCCGCGATCTTGACGTAGGCGTAGTGCCGGGGCGTCAGCTTGACCGAGGGGGCGAACACGTCGCCGTGACGGGTCGCTTCACGCTCGGGCGTCTGCACCTCGGGGCGCATTCCCGGCGCGGCGACCGGCAGCAGCCCGGTGAAGGCGTCCGTCTCCACGGGCAGCAGCTCGCGCACGTAGCCCATCACGTCGTCCACGGCCTCCGACCCGGTGATCGCGGCGACCTTGGGGTGGCGCTCCAGGATCTTCTCGGGGCGCTCGCCCAGGCACCCGGTCACGATGACCTTGCCGGTGGCGTCCAGCGCCTCACCAATCGCGCTGAGGCTTTCCTCCACGGCGGGAGTGATAAAGCCGCAGGTGTTCACGATGACGGCCTGCGCGTCCTCGTAGCTGGGAGCGACCTCGTAGCCCTCGGCGCGGAGCTGGGTCAGGATGCGCTCGGAATCCACCAGCGCCTTGGGGCAGCCCAGCGAGATGAAGCCGACCTTCGGCGGCGTGAGTTGGGAGGCTGCCGGCTCGGGCAGCGGGGTGAGTACGGTCATCGGGGTTCCTCCACGCGCAGGCGCCGCCGCGTGGGGACACGCCGGGCGCGAGACTCAGCCGCCGAGTCTACAGGCCAGGCCAGGGGAAGGGTAGGACGGGCGTCACATCGCGGGGGTGCGACCGCCGTCCCGCCCCGCCGCCCCCTATACTGGGCACTTCCCCCACAGTCCCGCCCGACTCCGAAAGTCGCCCTCCCCCCATCTCCCCGGAGGAAGTATGTCCAGACGCATCCTGCTCGCCCTGACCCTTCTGCTCGCTGCCCCGCAGCCCGCCTCGGCCCAGGGGCTGAGCGGCAGTGCCTCCAGCCTGTCCAGCTCCATCTTCAAGCTGATGAACGGGACGGCGGGCACGGCCCCCGCTCCCGGTCAGGCCCCGGCGACGGCCAAGCCGCCTGCCCCGGTCGCCAAGCCCGAGGCCCTGAATTTCAAGGTGACTCCGGCGGTCCGCAAAAAAGTGATCGACACCTTCGTGGGCGAGATCGCGTCGGCCAGCCCGGAGGCGGGCGCGGAGCTGAGGAAAGGCTTTGCCAGCGTGGACGTGTTCGCGGAGATCGGCAAGGAGATGAAGACCCAGTTCGGCCTGAGCACCACCAACCTCGCCGACGTGTGGGCGCTGTACTGGAGCTACGCCTGGCTGATGACCCAGGGCCGCACCGACGACCCCACCCGCGCCCAGATGGTGGGCCTGCGCGACCAGTTCCGGCCCCTGCTGCTGTCCCTGCCCGCCGTCACGGGCCTGAACGATGCCCAGAAGCAGGAGATGGCCGAGTCGCTGATGCTCCAGACCGTGCTGTTCGGCATCCTGGCCGAAGGCTGGAAGGACGACCCCGCCAGCCTCGCCGAGTTCGGCCAGGGCCTCCAGCAGGGCACGGCGCAGATGGGCCTGGATTTGGGGCTGGTGGAACTGACCGACAAGGGGTTCGTGGTCCGCAAGTAAAGGCAGGGCGGCAGAAGGCGAAAGGCAGAAGGCCACAGGGAAATGCCTTCTGCCTTTCGCCCTACGCGACCGCTTGCGGGGGACCTACGGCTGCCCGACCCGCTTCAGCCACGAGCCGCCGATGTTCAGTTGCTGGCCCCGGCTGGGGTCTTCTTTCAGGAAGAAGGCGGGCTGGCCGTAGGCATACAGGCGCTGGACGCGGCCGTCCCCGAAGGTCAGGGTCAGCCAGTTGTCCTTCAGGGTGTACCGGCCCTGCCCGCCGTCCGTGCGGGTGGACCCGCCGCCGCCGGTCACGCCGCCCAGGACAGGGTTGGGCGAGATCAGGGTGGAGCTGGACGAGCTGTATTTCCACTGGAATTGCCCGTTCGGCGTGAACAGGTAACCGTTGGACAGCGAGTTGTAGAGGCCCACCCCACCGCCCAGCGCGCCCCCAGGCGGCCCGTTGCCGCTGAAGTCGTCCGTGCTGTAGACCCCGGCGAGCCCGGCGGCGGTGAGCGGCGTGACCCGGACATACCGCGTCTCCCCGAGGAGGAAGCCGTCTTCCGTCTTGCGGTAAGTCTCGGCCTCCTCCCAGGTGCCGTCCTCGTCCCGGAAGCTGAGCTGGTTGCCCTTCAGCGTGTAGCGCTCGCAGAAGGGGTCGCCGTTGGGCCTGGTGCGCCCGCAGTCGGGAATCAGGCCGAGTTCGGTGGGGTCCAGGCCCGCGAGGTGATAGCCGCCGGGCCGGAAGAGGGACAGCTCCAGCTCATACCAGTCCATCACCAAGGTGCCGATCATACGGGGGCGGTTTTGCAGGCTGACGAACAGTCCATCCGGGCCGCCGCTGACACCCGTGGCGGGGGCGGGCGTGCGGCCATACAGCAGGCGGGGCTTGGGCATTCCCTTCGCGCGGCACAGGGCCAGCAGCGTGGTCGTGGAGCCGGTGTAAAAGGCGCGGTTCTCGGTGATCGTCTGGGTCACCCTCAGCTCGCGGTTGCCGTCCTCGTCTTCGCTCATGGTGCCGATATGCAGGTCGAAGGGACCGCCGCTGAACTCGGCCAGGCCGTCCCAGCGTTCGGTGGACGTGTCGCCCGAGAGGACCAGCCGGGCACGCCCGCCCCCCTTCGGCGTGGAGTAGGTGCCCGTGCCGAACGTGAGCGCAAAGGGCGGCCCTCCCCGCGCCTCCTGGCAGGTCATGGCCTCGGTGCCGACGCGCCCCCGGGTCAGTTCCAGGCGCAGGGCCTCGGCGCGGGGTCCCGCCTGGTAGCACATCACCCTCCGCCCGCTGGCCGCGTGGGTGGCCTCGAAGCTCTGGCCGTTGTCGTCGCCGTCCACGTAGGTCTCGCGGGCCGAGAGTGGCCCCTCCAGACTCAGGGTCGGCGTCTCGCCCGCCTTGCGGGGCTGGGTCCAGCGGCCGGAGGTGCGCGTCACGCCGTCGTTCACGGCGTAGGTGCCGCCCGCCGCCACCTGCACGCGCAGGTCGGGTGTCGGCGTCATCGTCCGCACCGAGCGGCGACCGGACTCTCCCGCGAAATAGCAGTCGAAGGTGTCGGGCAAGAGGTCAGTGCGCGGGTCGAGCCCCAGTTTGCGGGCGGCTGGGTACGTGACGGCCGCGGCCGAGGTGGCCGTGCGGTCCGGTCGCCCGGTGGCCCAGGGGAGGGCGGGCAGCTTGGGAACTAGAGTCTCCGTGCCCCCCTGCCGCGCGGCGAGGCTCTCCGGCCGGAAGCGCACCGTGGCGAGCGGTTCCATCAGCTCATCTATGCTGTCGGCCCCGTTCGCCATCAGCAGGGCCAGGCCCCACTGCTCGTCGCGCCCGAAGAAGAAATAGACGTGAACGAGGCCCGCCCCGGTCTGGGGGTCGGTGACCCCGCCGACGTAGGCCAGGAGGGTCGTGCCGTCCACGGTCTCGCGGCGCACCCGCTCCACCGTGCTCTTCTGCCCCCGCGTCAGGTCGGCGATGGTGGCCCCGGCGACCGCCTCCAGGGTGCGGCCCGCGAGCGGCTCGGGCGGCGTGAAGATGTACAGCCCCCCGTCCACCCGGTAGCCCCGCACCCCGTCGGCGGTGGATGCCTCGGCGCCGTCCGGCAGCGTAAAGGTCCACGCCCCCAGGGTGTAGGTCGTGGCGAGGGCCGGGCCGCACAGCAGCAGGGCCAGCAGCAAGGGCCAGAGCCAGCGCCTCATTTCTTCCACCAGTTGTGTTCGCCCAGCAGGGTCCAGTCCACGTCTTTCTCCTTTCGCGTGGCGCCGAAGGCCAGCGTGTAGGTCGGCCCCGTGCGGACGCCGCCCCCATCCGGCCGCAGGGTCAGCGTGAAGGAGGCCGGGTCGTAACTCCACCGGCCCCCGGCGGTCCGGTCGCTGCCCACCCCGCCCCCGACATTCGCGCCGCTCACGGCGGTGAAGCTGGAATTGTTAGACACATACCGCCCGTCCGCCCGCAGTTCCAGGTCGCGGTCGCTGCGGCTGAAGACGGCGGTGCCCAGCGCACTCGACGAGGAGGTGCTGAGGGTGCTGAACAGGCCCACCAGTTCGGCGGCCTTCAGGGGCAGGACCTCGCGGTAGGTCGTGCCGCCCGCCTTGAGGGTGGGCTGGGGGGTACCGTTGCCCAGCGTGTAGCCCGTGACCTTGCCGTCCGGCGCGGTGACCTGAAAACCGCCGGAAACGGCCTTCCAGGTCGCGGGCAGTTCGCCCTCGGCGATGCGCCGCAGGTCGGGAGCGCGGTAGTCCGGCTCGGGGTCGGTGTCCAGAAAGACGCCGCCGGGAAGAAAGGCCGCCAGGCGCACGTCCTGCCGCTGCTGAAGCTGGAGGCCCAGGTCCCCACCGGGCACCACCCCGACCGTCGTGTTCAGGTACAGGAAGACCCGCGCCCGCTCGCCCCGCGCGTAGCCGTCCGCGACGGCCCGTTGCAGGTTGGCGAAGCGCTGCGTGCGGAAGGCGAGGTCTTTCTTGATGGCCTCCGGGTTTAACTTCACCGTGTCGGCCAGCGCCGTCAGCACCTCAAAGCGGGGGCCGGTCAGGTCATCTCTGTCAAAGCCGTACAGCTCCAGCGGCAGGGTCACGCCGCTCTGCTCCAGCAGCACGAACAGGGAGGAGTCGGGGTTATCGTCCCCGGCATCGTCGGCCCGCGAGAGGGCCGTCACGGTGACCGTCACCGCCCCGACCCGCTCGCTGCCCTGTTGCAGCACCCGGACGACCTCGCCCCGGTCCTCCCGCATCCAGGTGGTCAGGAGGGTCAGGGCCTGGGCACCGCTTCCGGACAGCGGCTCATGGACGCGGATCAGGGGAAAGGAGTTCGTGACGTTGGTCCTGACCCCCTCGTACACCACGCAGCGGCCGGGGCACTTGTGGATATAGGAGGTGGTCACCTGCATCCCCGGCGGCTCCTGCCAGGAGACTCCGGCGTAGCGGGCGGGGGCCGCGGCCGCGAGGGTGCTCAGGGTCAGCGCGGCCCCCAGAGCGGGGCCGAGGAAAGGGGAGAGGCGGGAGAATCTGGGCATGGGTCCTCCGGTGGGCGGCTTGTGGGGAAGTGCCGCCCAGTGTACGCCGGGGGGCCTGCCGAAGGAGCCGGGGCGCCGGAGCCGGACCGCGCTACACTGCTGGGCAGCATGAACGCCAAGGTCATCGTCGTCACATCGGGCAAAGGGGGCGTGGGCAAAACCACCACCACCGCGAACATCGGGGCGGCCCTCGCCAAACTGGGAGAGAAGGTCGTCGTCATCGACGTGGACGTGGGGCTGCGCAACCTCGACGTGGTGATGGGCTTAGAGTCCCGCGTGGTCTTCGACCTCGTGGACGTGCTGGAGGGCAAGTGCCGCCTCTCGCAGGCCGTGATCCGCGACAAGCGGGTAGACACGCTCTACCTGCTCCCCGCCTCCCAGACCCGCGACAAGGACGCGCTCGACCCCGAAGTCTTCAAGGGCGTGGTGCGGCAACTCATCGAGGAGGAGGGCTTTACTCGCGTCCTGATCGACTCGCCCGCCGGAATCGAGTCGGGCTTCCGGACCGCCGCCGCGCCTGCAGAGGGAGCCCTGGTCGTCGTGAACCCCGAGGTGTCCAGCGTGCGCGACGCCGACCGCATCATCGGGCTGCTGGAAGCCCAGCAGATCCGCGAGATTCGCCTCGTCATCAACCGCCTGCGCCCCAAGATGGTCGCGAGCGGCAACATGCTCTCGGAGGCCGACGTGCTCGAAATCCTGGGGGTCAAGCCCATCGGGATCATCCCGGAAGACGACGGCATTCTGGTCAGCACCAACGTGGGCGAACCCGCCGTGCTGGGCAAGTCGGCGGCGGGGCAGGCCTTCATGGACACCGCCCGGCGCCTGAAGGGCGAGGACGTGCCCTACCCCAAGCTGGAGCAGGACCGGGGCTTCCTGGCAGCGCTGCGCCGGTTGTTCGGGGGGGCCTGAGATGTTTTCGTGGATGAATAAGCGGCGCTCCAAGGAGACGCTGAAAGACCGCCTTGAACTCGTGCTCGCCTACGACCGCGCCCAGATTCCCCCCGGCAAGGTAGACGCGCTGCGTAACGACCTGCTGGAGGTCGTCAAGCGCTACTTCCCGGCGGGCAACAGCAGCGTGGAGGTCGAGCAGCGCGGCGATCAGGTGGTGCTGTCGGCCAGCATCTCGCTGGAGGAGGGCGCCGGAAGCACCGGGGACACGCGGCGCGGGGGATGACCCGGCCGCTGGCGGGCCGGGTGGCCCTCGTCACCGGCGCGTCGCGGGGTCTGGGCCGGGCCACGGCACTGGAGCTCGCGGCGGCGGGGGCACACGTCATCGTGACGGCCCGCAGCACGCGGGGGCACAGCACCCAGCCTGCCCTGTCCCAGACCACCGTGGACGACACTGCCGACGCTGTCCGCGCGGCGGGCGGTCAGGCCACCCCCTTGCCATGCGACCACACCGACCCCGCGCAGGTGGAGTCGGTGATTCGTCACATCGCGCAGCAGCACGGACGCCTCGACCTCCTCGTCAACAACGCCTGGGGCGCCCACGACCGCGCGGCGGGGGGCAGTGCGGGCGGTGAGGTCTGGGACGAGCCGCCGGAGCAACTGCGCGACATGCTGCTGGCCGGGGCCTACAGCGATTACCTGACCAGCCTGCTCGCGCTGAAACACGTCATGGGCGCCCAGGGGCACGGAGTGATCGTCTCCACAACCTGGCACACCGACGAGCCCCCCGGCTGGCTGCCCTACGAGGTCAGCAAGGCGGCGAAAAACCGCCTCGTGTACGCGCTGGCCCACAAGCTGCGTGAGAAGGGCATCGCGGTCGTCGGCGTCGCGCCGGGCTGGATGCGGACCGAGCTGATGCTCCAGCACCACAGCGAGGCCGAACTCGCCGGGCAGACCGAGACGCCGCACTACGCCGCGCGGGGGGTGGTGGCTCTGGCGAGTGACCCGGAGGTGGGGCGCCACACAGGCCGGGTCATGGACGTGGGCGAACTCGCGGACCTCTACGGCTTCACCGATCTCGACGGCACGCAGCCGCAGTGGTATGTCCGGCACCGGCAGGGTCGCGGGGAGGGCTGAAGGCCGCCCCGCGACCCTGGGCGCCGGGGGTGTCATGCTGGGGCATGAGCCAGGCCGAGCTGCCCCCGGACGCCTTCGAGCCGGAGTCCCGCGCTGGGTGGCGGGCGTGGCTGGAGACCCATCACCAGACGGAAAAGGGCGTGTGGCTGGTCCTGCGCAAAAAGGCCGTGCCCGTGCCCAACCTCAGCCTGGAGGACGCGGTCGAGGAGGCGCTGTGCTTCGGTTGGATCGACTCCAGGACGCGCAAGCTCGACGGGACGCGCTCCCTGCTGTACTTCGCGCCGCGCCGGGCAGGCAGCGGCTGGAGCGCGGTGAACAAGGCCCGCATCAAGCGGATGCAGGCGGCGGGCCGGATGACCCCAGCGGGACAGGCGAGGATCGATGCGGCGGTGCGCGACGGCTCATGGACGAAGCTCGACGGGGTGGACGCGCTGGAGGTGACGCCCGATCTGGCGGCGGCGCTGGCGGCCGAGCCGGGCGCCCAGGCCCAGTGGGACGCCTTTCCCCCCAGTGCCCGGCGGGGCATCCTCGAATGGATCGCGCAGGCGAAGACCGCTCTCACCCGTGAGAAGCGGGTGCGCGAGGCAGCCACCCTCGCGGCGCGGGGCGAGCGGGCCAACGCCTGGCCGCCCCCCGGGAAGCGCCGGGCTTAACCACCCCTCAATCTGGCGGGGGCTTCCCCCTCCGCTCGCTACAGTA is drawn from Deinococcus terrestris and contains these coding sequences:
- the rimO gene encoding 30S ribosomal protein S12 methylthiotransferase RimO — translated: MTVLTPLPEPAASQLTPPKVGFISLGCPKALVDSERILTQLRAEGYEVAPSYEDAQAVIVNTCGFITPAVEESLSAIGEALDATGKVIVTGCLGERPEKILERHPKVAAITGSEAVDDVMGYVRELLPVETDAFTGLLPVAAPGMRPEVQTPEREATRHGDVFAPSVKLTPRHYAYVKIAEGCNHTCAFCIIPKLRGRQVSRDAGAVLYEAFRLVAGGTKELMVISQDTSAYGVDVRYRESEFQGGQIRAHLTDLAEKLGEMGAWVRMHYVYPYPHVEKIVELMAAGKILPYLDVPLQHASPRILRLMRRPGAGKQLDTIRRWREICPELVIRSTFIVGFPGETEEDFQELLTFLEDARLDRVGAFPYSDVEEADANGLPGAVPEEVKQERLARFMEVAQRISAEKLAEKVGRVMDVIVDEFNDDEGDVPGTRLIGRTKGDAPGIDGQVYLYAGDFAGQVKIGDIVQARIEDSDEYDLYGEVVARPEWKPNVPQLGHFGKH
- a CDS encoding nitronate monooxygenase, yielding MTTLPTPSTTPSPQPPPALPQIIQGGMGVAISNWELAQAVSRTGQLGVVSGTGIDNLLVRRLQDGDPGGHTRRALAHFPDQEWAQKAIAKYFLEGGRPPGKGYARVPMPTLRNQQPAWELAILGSFAEVWLAREGHGNPVGLNLLTKLHLHTMPALYGAMLAGVDTVIMGAGIPREIPGVLDAFAQGQPGSFRVDVKGDGPSPSVPLSLDPADYGFGGVSLKRPNFYPIISSHVLAGVLTRKATGSIQGFVIEGPTAGGHNAPPRGQVTYDESGQPVYGERDLADLAEMRKIGLPFWLAGGSGSPEGLRRALAEGAAGVQVGTLFQYCRESGLRDDARQKSLAAARAGQAAVYTDPLASPTGFPFKVVRLPGTLSEPEEYAARMRICDIGYLREAYWEGEKVGLRCAAEPVADYVRKGGKPEETVGRKCLCNALMADAGYAQIQKGGQVEQPLLTSGDDLVKLGGWAPGYTAEDVIRYLMGEGSPQG
- a CDS encoding SDR family NAD(P)-dependent oxidoreductase — translated: MTRPLAGRVALVTGASRGLGRATALELAAAGAHVIVTARSTRGHSTQPALSQTTVDDTADAVRAAGGQATPLPCDHTDPAQVESVIRHIAQQHGRLDLLVNNAWGAHDRAAGGSAGGEVWDEPPEQLRDMLLAGAYSDYLTSLLALKHVMGAQGHGVIVSTTWHTDEPPGWLPYEVSKAAKNRLVYALAHKLREKGIAVVGVAPGWMRTELMLQHHSEAELAGQTETPHYAARGVVALASDPEVGRHTGRVMDVGELADLYGFTDLDGTQPQWYVRHRQGRGEG
- a CDS encoding DUF6683 family protein yields the protein MSRRILLALTLLLAAPQPASAQGLSGSASSLSSSIFKLMNGTAGTAPAPGQAPATAKPPAPVAKPEALNFKVTPAVRKKVIDTFVGEIASASPEAGAELRKGFASVDVFAEIGKEMKTQFGLSTTNLADVWALYWSYAWLMTQGRTDDPTRAQMVGLRDQFRPLLLSLPAVTGLNDAQKQEMAESLMLQTVLFGILAEGWKDDPASLAEFGQGLQQGTAQMGLDLGLVELTDKGFVVRK
- the minD gene encoding septum site-determining protein MinD, whose product is MNAKVIVVTSGKGGVGKTTTTANIGAALAKLGEKVVVIDVDVGLRNLDVVMGLESRVVFDLVDVLEGKCRLSQAVIRDKRVDTLYLLPASQTRDKDALDPEVFKGVVRQLIEEEGFTRVLIDSPAGIESGFRTAAAPAEGALVVVNPEVSSVRDADRIIGLLEAQQIREIRLVINRLRPKMVASGNMLSEADVLEILGVKPIGIIPEDDGILVSTNVGEPAVLGKSAAGQAFMDTARRLKGEDVPYPKLEQDRGFLAALRRLFGGA
- the minE gene encoding cell division topological specificity factor MinE → MFSWMNKRRSKETLKDRLELVLAYDRAQIPPGKVDALRNDLLEVVKRYFPAGNSSVEVEQRGDQVVLSASISLEEGAGSTGDTRRGG
- a CDS encoding prepilin peptidase, producing MSLDLLLVVFAGVFGLLVGSFSNVLIHRLPRGENIAFPPSHCPHCDHRLSARDLVPVGSWVALGGKCRYCRAPIKARYPVVELLTGVGYAVIAALYPFALYGGATLGLFVLFTLLLVASAIDLDTYTIPDELTLPGVALGVGFSFLNARSGAVEGLGLPTPAEAVQGALLGAGLLVTIDLIGSWVLRRFRERRYPETPIGYQQIALALLVGAWAGPVWGVAAAVLSAAANLLARRVVRVPELLTLGGLLVSVMLGGSGFGPGLIVMVQGALAAGGAAALLAGVYWWLRGDAADEDAPFDPSAMGFGDVKLAAVIGAFLGWERLLVAVVVAVFAGALLGLVQLALKRENRIKFGPYLALGAVVALIWGGAVVESYRTLLGL
- a CDS encoding YdeI/OmpD-associated family protein, yielding MSQAELPPDAFEPESRAGWRAWLETHHQTEKGVWLVLRKKAVPVPNLSLEDAVEEALCFGWIDSRTRKLDGTRSLLYFAPRRAGSGWSAVNKARIKRMQAAGRMTPAGQARIDAAVRDGSWTKLDGVDALEVTPDLAAALAAEPGAQAQWDAFPPSARRGILEWIAQAKTALTREKRVREAATLAARGERANAWPPPGKRRA